The following coding sequences are from one Leptospira mayottensis 200901116 window:
- a CDS encoding transglycosylase domain-containing protein — protein MTFGNEKIFSIFNILKEGFVGFFLFVKAYWRFVFRYVIIAVIAFASFLIGGSYVVWLTKKDEIVSNLDKFKDEVTNYYEISQIRPIRILDRNGKLIGEFSRRKFKPIRTDNLAEHGNVIWALLSSEDREFYNHHGINYTALLRAVIINLTTFQKQGGSTITQQLAKLTLDLGARNIFNKITEFYCTFYLESQFDKNTILSMYLNRIFLGEGNTGVEEASRYYFNKAAAELTPEEAAMLVGIIPAPSNYNPVRSLKTALKRQKLVLTPMSENQHLHPNPSNIERNFSKKIDANLKKFRTFYNVELTKDGEKEFYSSDIARYGFDKDFTVNLAPDFNYGIRQRILDTFSEIDIETRGMNVYTTLDYDKQDAAEKSLREGIESVRKKLNDVKAAYVKKGNSEEVRIQQSIIDNMNGSLISINPGNGYIEAMVGSYKISNIFRLNRAVSALRQPGSTIKALVYAIAFENRIITPSSTVVDEEINIRGYSPKNWYKGYKGEITARIAFAQSVNTIAVKLLNEFGVNDFLEKISMILDVDKATLEKRFQPNLSLALGSGELSPMELALIYATIANGGKKVTPIQILRIADFEGSEMFSTPLKDPNEAIQILDPVACAETINLLEAVLSEQGTMKLKLKDEDFFPMGGKTGTVQSPKEARKKWGSRKGVRDAWFAGVNPDLVTTVWIGNDVGAPFEGSGSGISGNIWFRYVNYIAKNIGFSETLVKPFNGDFVKVDVCGETGLLLHSSVPCLYPLYGQYYYIGEQPSAPTATTSENSTQELETATTEKTVLPQEEENDADSVELELPEVTDNPPN, from the coding sequence ATGACATTTGGCAATGAAAAAATATTCTCCATTTTTAATATACTCAAGGAAGGTTTTGTAGGCTTTTTCCTTTTCGTAAAAGCGTATTGGAGATTTGTGTTCCGTTATGTGATCATTGCGGTCATCGCGTTCGCTTCTTTTTTGATCGGCGGTTCTTACGTAGTCTGGTTGACCAAAAAGGACGAAATCGTTTCCAATTTGGATAAGTTCAAAGACGAAGTCACAAATTATTACGAAATCAGTCAGATTCGTCCTATCCGAATTTTGGATCGAAACGGAAAGTTAATTGGAGAATTTTCGAGAAGAAAGTTTAAACCAATCCGCACCGACAACCTTGCGGAACACGGGAACGTCATTTGGGCGCTTCTTTCTTCCGAAGATAGGGAATTTTACAATCATCACGGAATCAATTACACTGCGCTTTTACGGGCAGTTATCATCAATCTCACCACCTTTCAAAAACAGGGCGGGTCAACGATCACTCAACAGCTCGCAAAACTGACCTTGGATTTGGGAGCGAGAAATATCTTTAATAAAATTACGGAATTCTATTGTACCTTTTATCTTGAAAGCCAGTTTGACAAGAATACGATTCTTTCCATGTATCTCAATCGGATTTTCTTAGGTGAGGGAAATACCGGAGTGGAGGAAGCTAGCCGTTACTATTTCAATAAGGCCGCCGCGGAACTTACTCCGGAGGAAGCGGCTATGCTCGTTGGGATTATTCCAGCACCTTCCAATTACAATCCGGTTCGAAGTTTAAAGACCGCTCTCAAAAGACAAAAGTTAGTTCTTACTCCTATGTCCGAAAATCAACATTTGCACCCTAATCCTTCCAACATTGAAAGGAATTTCTCCAAAAAGATCGATGCAAATCTAAAAAAATTCAGAACCTTTTACAATGTGGAACTTACAAAAGACGGAGAGAAGGAATTTTACTCTTCCGATATCGCTAGATACGGTTTTGATAAGGACTTTACGGTCAATCTCGCCCCCGATTTTAATTACGGAATCCGCCAGCGTATCTTGGATACGTTTTCAGAAATCGATATCGAAACCAGAGGAATGAATGTTTATACAACTCTCGACTACGATAAACAAGATGCCGCCGAAAAATCTTTAAGAGAAGGAATCGAATCCGTCCGTAAAAAACTGAACGATGTAAAAGCCGCCTACGTGAAAAAAGGTAATTCGGAAGAGGTAAGAATCCAACAATCCATCATAGACAACATGAACGGATCTTTGATCTCGATCAATCCCGGAAACGGTTATATCGAGGCCATGGTTGGTAGTTACAAAATCTCTAATATATTTAGACTCAATCGAGCGGTCTCTGCGCTCAGACAACCCGGTTCTACAATCAAGGCTTTGGTCTACGCAATCGCGTTTGAAAACAGGATTATTACTCCTTCGTCCACGGTTGTGGATGAGGAAATTAACATCCGAGGTTATTCTCCGAAAAATTGGTACAAAGGTTATAAAGGGGAGATCACTGCCAGGATCGCGTTTGCACAATCGGTCAATACGATCGCCGTGAAATTGTTAAACGAATTCGGTGTGAACGACTTTTTGGAAAAAATTTCGATGATCTTGGATGTGGACAAGGCAACTCTTGAAAAAAGATTCCAGCCGAATCTTTCTTTGGCTCTCGGTTCGGGAGAACTGTCGCCGATGGAGCTTGCTTTGATTTATGCGACGATTGCAAATGGGGGAAAAAAAGTTACTCCCATTCAAATCCTAAGAATTGCGGATTTTGAAGGAAGTGAAATGTTTTCCACACCTTTGAAAGATCCGAATGAAGCGATTCAGATTTTAGATCCGGTTGCCTGTGCGGAAACGATCAATCTTTTGGAAGCGGTATTAAGCGAACAAGGAACGATGAAACTCAAATTGAAAGACGAAGACTTTTTTCCTATGGGCGGTAAAACGGGAACAGTTCAGTCTCCGAAAGAAGCCCGTAAAAAATGGGGATCCCGTAAGGGAGTAAGAGACGCTTGGTTTGCGGGCGTGAATCCCGATTTAGTTACGACAGTCTGGATCGGTAACGACGTGGGCGCTCCGTTCGAAGGTTCAGGTTCTGGAATCAGCGGAAATATCTGGTTTCGTTATGTGAACTATATAGCAAAAAACATCGGATTTTCAGAAACGCTCGTCAAACCGTTTAACGGCGATTTTGTGAAAGTCGATGTATGCGGAGAGACCGGTTTGCTGCTGCATTCGTCCGTTCCTTGTTTGTATCCCTTGTACGGTCAATATTATTACATCGGGGAACAACCTTCCGCTCCTACCGCTACAACTTCGGAAAATTCCACACAAGAATTGGAAACGGCTACAACTGAAAAAACGGTTCTTCCTCAAGAGGAAGAAAATGACGCGGATTCTGTCGAACTTGAACTTCCGGAAGTTACAGATAATCCTCCAAACTAG
- a CDS encoding ABC transporter ATP-binding protein has translation MNIYKRLLKYSFKYKYRLTLGIVLSFFVSVLNGASLTSLIPIFDSLGTGEKTNFEISLTKKDKALLQRLQEKDSFSRTESIELRLAEWKTQLNSSLKNMSHDQLVLLFCFVIFPVYLLKLTFLAAAVYCINSAGYLAIRDLRAELYAKAQTLPLNHFVQEKTGILMSRIINDVEVLGKLISSDLKDAIIDFFYIVTHLLLLLYLSWKMFLAVFIVVPIVMGPVSAFADKIRRATRNQQERLSSLNGHLQEVISGIRVIRAFSMEKTEAKRFWEFNQDLSDKTFKGHFYHQVGPSLTELFSSIVAVIFLSFGAYLMEDGTFSRGMFMAFFLTLIFLMRPFKQMSMLSNSIQSAISAGSRVFELLDQETDIQNPVSPKFLKKMEKGLSFNNVTFTYPGAKTPAIQEINLEIPKGETVALVGASGAGKSTLVDLVPRLIDPQEGQIFIDGIDIRELDLSNLRKRIGIVAQQVFLFNGTIRENICYGNQSVTEEQLCSACDQAFAMEFILSFEEGFDTIVGERGVMLSGGQRQRIAIARALLLNPEILILDEATSALDTESERLVQQALESLYKNRTVIIIAHRLSTVQIANTIFAMEDGRIVESGTHAELIQLDGKYKKLYDIQFVESSESV, from the coding sequence ATGAACATCTATAAACGGCTCCTAAAGTATTCCTTCAAGTACAAATACAGATTAACTTTGGGAATCGTACTCTCCTTTTTCGTTTCGGTTTTAAATGGGGCTTCTCTTACTTCCTTGATTCCGATTTTCGATTCTCTTGGCACCGGAGAAAAAACGAATTTCGAAATCTCATTGACCAAAAAAGATAAAGCTCTTTTACAACGTTTGCAAGAAAAAGATTCTTTCTCCAGGACTGAGTCGATTGAGCTTCGACTTGCGGAGTGGAAGACACAGCTAAATTCTTCCTTGAAGAATATGAGCCATGACCAACTTGTTTTACTTTTTTGTTTTGTCATTTTTCCTGTCTATCTTTTAAAACTCACTTTTCTCGCGGCGGCGGTTTACTGCATTAATTCGGCGGGTTATCTCGCGATTCGGGATCTAAGGGCGGAATTGTATGCTAAGGCTCAGACTCTTCCTCTCAATCACTTCGTACAAGAAAAAACGGGAATCCTAATGAGTAGAATCATTAACGATGTAGAGGTTCTCGGTAAGCTAATTAGTTCGGATTTGAAGGATGCAATCATCGATTTTTTTTACATCGTCACACATTTACTTCTTCTTCTATATCTGAGTTGGAAGATGTTCCTCGCGGTTTTCATCGTAGTTCCGATTGTGATGGGTCCGGTCTCGGCGTTCGCTGACAAGATCCGTAGAGCAACCCGCAATCAACAGGAACGTCTTTCTTCGTTAAACGGACATCTTCAGGAAGTGATTTCCGGTATTAGAGTGATCCGTGCTTTTTCCATGGAGAAGACAGAAGCAAAACGTTTTTGGGAATTCAACCAGGACCTTTCCGATAAAACTTTCAAAGGTCATTTTTATCATCAGGTCGGGCCTTCTCTGACGGAATTATTCAGTTCGATCGTAGCCGTGATCTTTCTGAGTTTCGGAGCGTATCTTATGGAAGACGGAACATTTTCTCGCGGAATGTTTATGGCGTTCTTTTTGACTCTGATCTTTTTGATGAGACCGTTCAAACAAATGAGTATGCTTTCCAATTCAATTCAAAGCGCCATTTCGGCGGGAAGTCGCGTGTTCGAGTTATTGGATCAAGAGACGGATATTCAAAATCCCGTAAGTCCCAAGTTCCTAAAAAAAATGGAGAAGGGGCTGTCGTTTAACAACGTGACCTTCACGTATCCGGGTGCCAAAACTCCTGCAATTCAGGAAATCAATCTGGAGATTCCAAAAGGGGAAACCGTTGCCTTGGTGGGCGCATCGGGAGCCGGAAAATCCACGTTAGTCGATCTCGTTCCGAGATTGATCGATCCTCAGGAAGGACAAATTTTTATCGATGGTATCGATATCCGGGAATTGGACCTGAGTAATCTTCGTAAAAGAATCGGAATCGTGGCTCAACAAGTCTTTTTATTCAACGGAACGATTCGTGAAAATATCTGTTACGGAAATCAAAGTGTGACTGAAGAACAACTTTGTTCTGCCTGCGATCAGGCGTTTGCGATGGAATTTATCCTTTCCTTTGAAGAGGGTTTTGATACGATTGTGGGGGAACGTGGAGTGATGCTTTCGGGTGGTCAAAGACAAAGAATCGCGATCGCTCGTGCTTTACTTCTCAATCCGGAAATTCTGATTTTGGATGAGGCGACTTCGGCGCTTGACACAGAATCGGAAAGATTGGTTCAGCAAGCTCTGGAGTCTCTTTACAAAAATAGAACTGTAATCATTATTGCCCATAGACTTTCCACG
- a CDS encoding ABC transporter substrate-binding protein: protein MDRFSLLNTSLTFFAGILVLSFLFSDCGFREEDPEELILSIPSDPISLDPLFSTDLSSRTVGKFLYPFLFQKTPEGKPAYQLVESFHLSGTGEIRSLKLKLRSHFLSNGEELKAGQVRESLLRLVTTPSPRKNQYEFIKEINILGQKEVELKISGGLRQAIDALSLPPAGIVCCINGDNKKLEADSLKTLEKNNITSIPKAGKYLLKEWKKNNYILLEKNPYTTEDLPKRIRLRILASASTGIFLFSKGRMDLMRLPNFLLKNPHIKKENLRFRKGQGIQYIAIQAKEPCFDKNFRKALNTIVDTKLVIQKLLEGNANSTFGPIPPGNVSQTEMREIIAENPEILSIQAHSPKKAKEYLKKSICYPEILEREIDFRMRGDEENNANGLALAGFLKELGLKIKIRPMEKAILYKENAEEKGDLTLLFWYADLPGAWHFIDPLFSGKDKGNGGNRAHYENQELEVIFSRARNSDSLNSETTKALQILLREYPWIFLWSPHETFLISEKAKRYSSLEDYL from the coding sequence TTGGACAGGTTTAGTCTTTTGAATACTTCACTAACCTTTTTTGCAGGAATCCTTGTTTTGTCCTTTCTTTTTTCCGATTGCGGTTTCAGGGAAGAAGACCCGGAAGAATTGATTCTTTCCATACCTTCGGACCCGATCAGTCTGGATCCGTTATTTTCTACCGATTTATCTTCCCGTACTGTTGGAAAATTTTTATATCCGTTTTTATTTCAAAAAACTCCAGAAGGTAAACCCGCATATCAACTCGTCGAATCGTTTCACTTGTCCGGTACGGGAGAAATCCGTTCTCTCAAACTCAAACTCAGGTCGCATTTTTTATCCAACGGCGAAGAATTAAAAGCGGGACAGGTTCGAGAATCTCTACTAAGACTCGTAACCACTCCCAGTCCGAGAAAAAATCAATACGAGTTTATCAAAGAAATCAACATTCTCGGCCAAAAGGAAGTTGAACTGAAAATCTCTGGAGGACTCAGACAAGCAATAGACGCCCTTTCCCTTCCCCCCGCAGGAATCGTTTGTTGTATAAACGGGGACAATAAAAAATTGGAAGCGGACTCTCTTAAAACATTAGAAAAAAATAATATAACTTCGATTCCAAAAGCAGGCAAATACCTTCTTAAAGAATGGAAAAAAAATAATTACATCCTTCTTGAAAAAAATCCTTACACAACCGAAGACCTCCCTAAAAGAATTCGACTGAGAATCTTAGCGTCAGCTTCCACCGGAATTTTTTTGTTTTCCAAGGGAAGGATGGATCTGATGCGTCTGCCAAATTTTTTACTCAAAAACCCCCATATCAAAAAAGAGAATCTCCGGTTTCGAAAAGGACAAGGGATCCAATACATCGCGATCCAAGCAAAAGAGCCTTGTTTTGACAAGAACTTTAGAAAAGCTTTAAATACAATCGTTGATACGAAATTAGTAATCCAAAAATTGTTAGAGGGGAATGCCAATTCCACATTCGGTCCGATTCCGCCCGGAAATGTATCACAAACGGAGATGCGAGAGATCATTGCTGAAAATCCAGAAATACTTTCGATACAAGCTCATTCTCCGAAGAAAGCCAAGGAATACTTGAAAAAGTCCATTTGTTATCCGGAAATACTCGAAAGAGAAATTGATTTTAGAATGCGTGGCGACGAGGAAAATAACGCGAATGGGCTGGCATTGGCGGGATTTTTAAAAGAACTCGGATTGAAAATAAAAATCCGACCGATGGAAAAAGCGATCCTTTATAAGGAAAACGCGGAAGAGAAAGGTGATCTAACGTTGCTTTTTTGGTACGCGGATTTACCCGGAGCTTGGCACTTTATCGATCCATTGTTTTCGGGAAAAGATAAAGGCAACGGAGGAAATCGAGCGCACTACGAAAATCAGGAACTTGAAGTTATATTCTCAAGAGCAAGGAATTCAGATTCCTTGAATTCGGAAACGACCAAAGCCTTACAAATTCTTTTGAGAGAATATCCTTGGATTTTTCTTTGGTCACCGCATGAGACTTTTCTAATATCCGAAAAAGCGAAACGTTATTCTAGTTTGGAGGATTATCTGTAA
- a CDS encoding protein-L-isoaspartate O-methyltransferase family protein, with protein MSFSSKICNPILREKERKNMVDFQIVSRGIRNKEVLSAMRSIPRECFVPDTYVSQAYDDKPLPIGYHQTISQPFMVAWMSLLLEIRKGDRIFEIGTGSGYQSAVLIFLGAKLFSVEFFESLHKIAVQNLELWNQGCTRTNHFVSGNATQILKPELQFDKMISCAALPDLPGVESSYFHSLVPGGVFIFPMGKKKQFLITAKRNWNDWSFESKCEVKFVPLL; from the coding sequence ATGTCTTTTTCATCTAAGATTTGTAATCCGATCCTTCGTGAAAAAGAGAGAAAGAATATGGTCGATTTCCAAATCGTTTCTCGAGGAATTCGCAATAAAGAAGTTCTCTCAGCGATGCGTTCGATTCCAAGAGAATGTTTTGTTCCTGATACTTACGTTTCGCAAGCGTATGACGACAAACCTTTACCAATCGGATATCATCAAACGATTTCACAACCGTTCATGGTTGCATGGATGTCTCTACTTCTTGAAATTCGAAAAGGCGATCGAATTTTTGAAATCGGTACCGGCTCAGGTTATCAAAGCGCCGTTTTAATTTTTCTTGGGGCAAAGTTATTTTCTGTTGAATTCTTTGAATCTCTTCATAAAATCGCGGTTCAAAATTTGGAACTTTGGAATCAGGGTTGCACTCGAACAAATCATTTCGTTAGCGGAAATGCGACTCAAATTCTCAAACCCGAACTTCAATTTGATAAGATGATTTCCTGCGCTGCTCTTCCCGATCTTCCCGGCGTGGAGAGTTCCTACTTTCACTCTCTAGTCCCGGGAGGAGTTTTTATTTTTCCTATGGGAAAGAAAAAACAATTTTTAATAACCGCAAAAAGGAATTGGAACGATTGGTCTTTTGAATCTAAGTGTGAAGTGAAATTTGTTCCCTTACTTTAA
- a CDS encoding DUF1577 domain-containing protein: MSSMNGTKLKNRDLDVINSPEQRKHIIEKHLLKQSLNIKGNPDGETATIQKYVDDGEKIVVELSNKKEFPENEEIVLYRILAKYVQLECSFLKKLNSKLVEFNVNKISIAKSNRAFPRYVIPDDAVHVTNINSSKTVIDASLFNIPTLVKVSFEDYKTKLKPDNLGLIEIDVFKSDQSDKFELVKRNKKYIHIENTSLEESYKSKDENQISVEDDIHEEIGSLMKKYKDEKIISEIIYPVIYINHSRQSIPLGYIWVRNKERILGKDTIQKLAELSKEMVARIKESNTVLTTEKFQVIDISNNGTCIKITDPHLIQTLPKHTGFVFDIYIRMQGYFKVFGAIRWVSYDEVGNLILGLELVGKSSFPGEREKFYRNIELLGQGQFTGLKTNTI; encoded by the coding sequence ATGAGTTCAATGAATGGTACAAAACTGAAAAATCGAGATTTAGATGTCATAAATTCTCCGGAACAAAGGAAACACATTATTGAAAAACATTTATTAAAGCAAAGTTTGAATATAAAAGGAAACCCAGATGGGGAAACTGCGACCATTCAGAAATACGTGGATGACGGAGAAAAAATCGTAGTGGAGTTATCGAACAAAAAGGAATTTCCGGAAAACGAGGAAATCGTTTTGTATCGAATTCTCGCTAAATACGTTCAATTGGAATGTAGCTTTTTGAAAAAGCTCAATTCAAAACTTGTAGAATTCAATGTAAACAAAATTTCGATTGCCAAATCCAACCGCGCATTTCCGCGTTATGTTATCCCGGACGACGCGGTACACGTCACGAATATCAATTCTTCCAAAACCGTCATCGATGCGTCTTTGTTTAACATTCCCACTTTGGTTAAGGTCAGTTTTGAAGATTACAAAACGAAATTAAAGCCGGATAATCTTGGCCTGATTGAAATAGACGTTTTCAAATCCGATCAGAGCGATAAATTCGAATTGGTCAAACGAAACAAAAAATACATCCACATTGAAAACACTTCTCTGGAGGAATCCTATAAGTCCAAGGACGAAAACCAAATCAGCGTGGAAGACGATATTCACGAGGAAATCGGTTCTCTGATGAAGAAATACAAGGACGAGAAAATTATTTCAGAAATCATATATCCCGTTATTTATATCAATCACTCTAGACAATCCATCCCTCTCGGTTATATTTGGGTCAGAAACAAGGAGAGAATTCTCGGTAAAGACACAATCCAAAAATTAGCCGAACTTTCTAAAGAAATGGTCGCTCGAATTAAAGAGTCCAACACCGTTTTAACCACGGAAAAATTTCAGGTTATCGACATTTCCAATAACGGTACCTGTATTAAAATCACGGATCCTCATTTGATCCAAACTCTCCCCAAACACACAGGATTCGTTTTTGACATTTACATTCGTATGCAAGGATATTTTAAAGTTTTCGGAGCGATTCGTTGGGTTTCTTACGACGAAGTCGGTAACCTGATTTTGGGTCTGGAACTGGTAGGTAAATCCTCTTTTCCTGGAGAAAGAGAAAAGTTTTATAGAAACATTGAACTTTTAGGTCAGGGACAGTTTACTGGTTTGAAAACCAACACGATTTGA
- a CDS encoding AAA family ATPase gives MLRGLPGTGKSTLAKLLSENGRYPIFNVDDYFTDPKTKEYNFDYKKNHLAYKYCEERVRKEAENGTSKIFLDNTFTLSWEMKPYFQIASQFGYTVFVVTVENYHNGKNTHFIDDESLKKMASKYQVRLLPENLLE, from the coding sequence TTGCTCAGAGGTCTACCGGGAACCGGTAAAAGTACACTCGCCAAACTCTTATCCGAAAATGGAAGATATCCCATTTTCAACGTAGACGACTACTTTACGGATCCAAAAACGAAAGAATACAATTTCGATTATAAGAAGAACCACCTCGCATACAAATACTGCGAGGAACGAGTTCGTAAAGAAGCGGAAAACGGGACCTCGAAAATTTTCTTGGATAATACGTTTACTCTTTCTTGGGAAATGAAGCCCTACTTTCAAATCGCATCCCAATTCGGATATACGGTTTTCGTAGTCACCGTGGAAAACTATCATAACGGAAAAAATACTCACTTTATCGACGATGAATCTTTGAAAAAGATGGCCTCAAAATACCAAGTTCGTCTTTTACCCGAAAATCTTTTAGAATGA